Proteins encoded in a region of the Thunnus thynnus chromosome 8, fThuThy2.1, whole genome shotgun sequence genome:
- the angptl3 gene encoding angiopoietin-related protein 3, producing the protein MMKLFCLLLLLTSSTAVLPLETSGGDDSPTLPSLAFTTAPNPTGAKSRFAMLDDVRLLANGLLQLGQSLREFVHKTKGQINDIFQKLNIFDRSFYQLSVVTSEIKEEEEELKKTTSFLKANNEEIKNLSLEINSKINSIVQERTQLQSKVGSLEERLKGLSQSLVHADQLSEITALKEVIETQDKTITNLLKAVKEQHDQLDHQKMKIKNLEEKLSYDSFQDTVDKPMDSDPTATDMFEYLTGNSTGLDRNDIPMDCSELFDREEANSGIYVIKPNQSEPFNVYCEMGSDGGSTVIQRRVDGSVDFDQTWENYEKGFGDLEKDFWLGLKKIHSLTQQGVYILRIDVEDWKEEKHWAEYRFSLEGPSNHYTLHLSNFSGDLADAMANSTGMSFFTKDRNDDTKRNCARNYTGGWWFSGCGETNLNGRYLWLRARGRSVRRKGIYWKPGNGPLYSLKMTKITIRPARTTEGFN; encoded by the exons ATGATGAAGCTGTTTtgtctgttgctgctgttaaCCAGTTCCACTGCTGTTCTCCCTCTGGAAACTTCAGGTGGAGATGACAGCCCCACTCTGCCCTCCCTGGCCTTCACCACAGCACCAAACCCAACCGGGGCAAAGTCTCGCTTTGCTATGCTGGATGATGTTCGCCTACTTGCAAACGGCCTCCTTCAGCTAGGCCAGAGTTTACGGGAGTTCGTCCACAAGACCAAGGGCCAAATCAATGACATCTTCCAAAAGTTGAACATTTTTGACCGTTCTTTCTACCAGCTCTCGGTGGTCACATCAGAGAtcaaggaggaagaggaggagctgaagaagacaACCAGTTTCTTGAAAGCCAACAATGAGGAGATCAAGAACTTGTCACTGGAAATCAACTCTAAGATCAACAGCATCGTGCAGGAGCGTACACAGCTGCAGAGCAAGGTGGGGAGCCTTGAGGAAAGGCTGAAGGGACTGTCGCAGAGCCTGGTCCATGCTGACCAGCTCAGTGAAATCACAGCACTTAAG GAGGTGATTGAAACTCAAGATAAAACAATCACAAATCTACTGAAAGCTGTTAAAGAGCAGCATGATCAGCTTGACCACCAGAAAATGAAGATTAAAAACCTGGAGGAAAAG CTCAGCTATGACAGTTTTCAAGATACAGTCGATAAGCCAATGGATTCAGACCCAACAGCTACAGATATGTTTGAATATCTGACAGGAAACTCAACTGGCCTGGACAGAAATG ATATCCCCATGGACTGCAGCGAGCTATTTGACAGAGAAGAGGCCAACAGTGGAATTTATGTTATCAAGCCAAACCAATCTGAGCCTTTCAATGTTTATTGTGAAATGGGTTCAG ATGGAGGTTCAACTGTCATCCAACGCAGGGTTGATGGTTCAGTGGACTTTGACCAGACATGGGAAAATTATGAAAAAGGCTTTGGAGATCTGGAGA AGGACTTCTGGCTGGGCTTAAAGAAGATCCACAGCCTTACACAACAGGGAGTTTACATCCTGCGTATTGATGTGGAGGACTGGAAGGAGGAGAAGCATTGGGCTGAGTACCGTTTCTCTCTGGAAGGTCCATCCAACCATTACACCCTTCATCTCAGCAACTTCTCCGGTGACCTGGCTGATGCCATGGCCAATAGCACCGGCATGAGCTTCTtcacaaaagacagaaatgatgaTACCAAACGAAACTGCGCTCGCAATTACACAG GTGGTTGGTGGTTCAGCGGCTGTGGAGAGACCAACCTTAATGGAAGGTATTTGTGGTTGAGGGCAAGGGGACGCTCTGTGAGAAGGAAGGGCATTTACTGGAAGCCTGGCAATGGGCCCCTGTATTCTCTCAAGATGACCAAGATCACCATTCGACCAGCCCGTACTACTGAAGGCTTCAACTGA